GCAGGTTCGTTCTTTTCGCGCACAGTGCCTGTCATCCAGTAATGACGGTTAGGATGAGTACCGGTAATACTGGAACAGAAGTTATGGTCACAAATTGTGAAAGCATCTGCCAGTGAATAATAGAAGGGAAAATCAGCACGGTCGCAGTACCCCATGGTTAATGGTATATCAGCGTACTCTTTCCGGGAGGTCTTCTTTACATCCAGCCAGCGGTCATACTTGCCGTCATTACGGGCATCTGTCTGATCACTCCATCCATGTGGTGTAGAGCCCATCCAGGGCACTTTGGTGTCCATCGTGTTCAGACGGAACGGTACATAGGTCTGCCCCTCTTTGTTCGATTGTAACCATACCTTGTTCTTATTGCTCAGGCGGATAGCCCGGGGATCATTGAAACCCCGTACTCCCTGTAATGAGCCAAACAGGTGGTCGAAAGACCGGTTTTCCTGCATCAGGAATACAACGTGCTCAGCATCATAAAAGGTGCTGCCGAGTGCCGGATCAATAGCCAGTGCACGCTGTATTGCCGGAGGCATGGCACTGCCAAGGGCAGCACTGCCAGATAACAGTGCTGCCTTTTTAAGAAAATCTCTGCGGGTATCCATATTTTTCAATTGAACTTACTTTAGAATGAATAGCGAGCTCCCAGCTGTACCTGATATGGTGTACCGTTCTTAGTGGTCACACCCACGTTCTCATTTACACGATACTTATATGTTTGCGTAGCCTGATCAAATCCGTTTACAAAAAGCAGGCTCTGGTTACCGAGGTTATAGTTTACACCCCAGTTCTTGTTAAGGAGATTAGCAACGTTAAAAACATCAACACTAAAGGTCAAGCCCTGTGTTTTAAATGTTTTGAAAGTTTTCTGCAATCTCACATCAAAGGTACCTGCAAACGGATTAGAACCACCATTACGGTCAGCAATTTTGCCAAGGCTGTTACGGATATATTTTACTGCCCGGTTCTCCGGATTCGCGAGCACCTTCTCCATTGACGCCTTAATATCGGCAGGCGTGTTAGGGTTCGAAGGGTCGAATACAAAGGCCAGGTCATTATCGTCACCAGGACCACCCACAAAGTCGCCGTTAATATCTGCATCTACGGTCATAGAGTAACGGGTACCGCCGATACCTCTGAAAGTACCTGCAAATACGAAACCTTTCAGACTTGGTGTGGCGCCATACAGGACAAGCTTATGCCTGAACTGGTTATCTGAGTAGTTCATTTCTGTCATATCACGCGGATCAGATTTCACAGGTCTGAAGGTAGAGGTATTGGCAACGTTACCATTATAGGATGAGTTGTCTTTTGCATCGTTCAGGGTATAGCTTACGTTGAAATAGCCATCCTTATAATACCTGATACTCGCATCCACAATCATCGCTGCCTGTCTCAGCTTAGCCCCGTTCGTCAGCATCAGTGTTCTGCCTACTGCACTTGTTTTCCTACCCAATACGTTGTTAGTGGTACCAGTAGCCGTGATCGTATTGGCAGGCACGAACACTGCGCGGTTAGCCTCGTTTGACAAACGGAAAAACGGCTGGTCCACCAGGTTCTGATCAATGTATACATAATTGTTGCTGGTGTATGAATAAAGGAAATTCACCCCTACACGCAGCCAGTCACCTAAGATCCTGTTATAGCTCAGGTTACTTTTGAAGATAGAAGGCATCTTCAGATGCGGATCATTCAGATTAATGGTAGAGACGGTAGGAACGCCCGAGATCAGGCCGGGAGCAGTACCAGGATCTTTTCTGTAGGAAGGGAAGTCAGGTACCGGCACGAGACTGGGACCACTAGCCGGACGCGACACATCGACAGAAGCGACCATAGTACCGCTGTTCTGAATATTATTTACCTGTGCATAGTTTACCGGATAGGCTGAGAACATGCCGGCACCTAAACGTATAATATCGGTTTTGTTACCTTTCACATCCCACGTTAACTGTAAGCGCGGTTGAATTTTACCGGCATCAGTGATCTTACTGTCAGTACGCAAGCCGAAGGCTTTGTCAACGGCAGGATTATAGTCTGCCTGACTCAGGTACCCGGTGATGTCCCATCTTAAACCGATTAATGCTTCTACATGCTTTACCGGCTCAAACTGCACCTGTCCGAACACGGAACCATTCACAACCCATTGCTGCACGGATGGTATCCCTTTTAAAGGCACCTCTCTCGCGTAACGGGATGGATTTAGATTAGCGAAGTCTTCCAGGCTATTGAAGATGAAACGGCCGTTCTGCTCACTGGAAATATAGGTATCCAGGTAGGTGAGCGTATTATCCGTACCAAAGGTAAAACGGTATTTCCCTTTCGTCAGATAAGATGTATTCACCAGTTGCACCTGGTTCTCCAGGTTGCTCTCCGGGAAGAAACGTTGTCCTCCCAGCTGCACGGTTGTATTACCGAAAGTTCCATTCGGCAGAAATGAACGTACGGTAACAATTGCACGCGGAATGTTGGCAGCAGGCAGTTCGCTGTTAGGATAATAGTTACGTGTGGCTGTCTGGTACTGTACTTTCAGCTCATTGAGGAAGTTCGGCGCGAACTGTGTACGCAGAGATGCCAACGTACTGTTCTCTCTTGACTTAAAATTACCCCACACTTCAAACAAGTTGATAGTCGAGTTATCGCTGTTGCTATTGGGATTCTTCCAGTCGCTATAGTTATTACGGATAGTCAGACGGTTCTTTGCGTTGATCTGCCAGTCCAGTCGGATGAATAAGGTATTCGCCAGTGTCTTACGCTGAAACTCTCCTACCTGCTGATTATTACTCAGTCCATATTTCGTTCTTGCGATATTGAGCAATGTGTCCAGCGCGCCCCTGCTAATGCGATTTGCGATCACATCGTTATCGTCCTTCAGATCTGCAATATAGAAAGGTAGCTTCTCGTCCTGTCTGTCAAAAGCGGTAAAGAAATGCAGTTTATCCTTGATGATAGGACCACCCAGGCTGAAACCATATTGATTAGTCGTAAACTGCTGCTGACGCTTATTCCCGCGGATATCATACTGGCTGGCAAGGAAATCAGAACGGTAGTAATCAAACACGCTGCCGGTCAGTGTATTGGTACCTGACTTAGTGACCACACTTACAGCACCGCCACCCTGACGGCCCTGTGTCACATCATATACGTTGGTGATCACCTCAAACTCGCGGATAGCTTCCAGGGAAAGGGAATAAGGTCCGCTACCCAGTGCACCGGAAGTCAGGTTGTTCCTTGCGCTGGCGCCATCTATCAGGAAATTCGTAGAGGATGCCCGCTGTCCGCTGATATTTGTACCATTCGTAGTAGGCGCCAGGGCAGACAGGTTGTTAAAGTTCCTGTTCTGTGCAGGCAACTGCTGGATATTCTGTGCCGTGATGGCTGTACTGGAACCCAGGCGGTCGATTCTTTTAGTCAACGTATTCGCGTTGATGGTAATCTCCTTCAGATGGCTCACGGACTCCCCCATCACGAAATCAATGATGAGGTTATCGCCCTGGTTAACAGACAACTGATTTTTGATCTGTGAAGTGAAGCCCACAAATGCGGCTTTCACTGTATAAGGCTTTCCCAGCGGCAACTGGATAAAGGAGTATTTACCTTCCTTATTTGTAATAGTTACAGACTGGAATCCTGTAGACTCATTCCGTACAGTGACGGATACGCCAGCCAATTCCCTGCCATCCCTGGAGGTGATCTTACCGGAGATAGAGGCGTCAGTCGATTGTGCAGATGTACTGCCGGCAATGACCAGAAGAAGGAACACTACAGCTATATGGGCGATAAAGGAGTGAGAATTAATAAAACCCCTAAAGCGTTTTATCATTCTTTGCAGAAAAAATTGCATCTTGTGATGTTTTAATTAATTTTTTAATCAGTTAGTTAATTAAAATACAGGAGGTGGCTTCATGACCTCTTGCCAAAGCAAAAGTGTGTCACCACTTTTGCTTTGTTATTTGTATGTCCGCTTATTCCATGTGTCCTGCTGTTTTTGGTTGGATAATCAGATGTTGGCCATTCACGATCGTATAACTAAAGCTTGTCTGCTCCGTCAGCGTCTTTAATGTTCCTTCAAGGGATCTTTGACCGAGGTCAACAACATAAGTGGATGTGTCATTATCCGGATTGTTTAACTGTACGAACAGGTTGTATTTATCTCCCAGTACCCGAGCGATCTGCTGCAGTGTCAGGTGCCTGATTGTACTAACGGGCTTAATTTTGGAATTAACAACATTTGTATGCTGCACTATCTTGTAATCAGCCGAAGCCAGATCAACGGTCAGACACTGGTCTTGTGCCATTCCCTTTGCCAGTATCTTCGTACCTGACGGACCATCCTGCTCTACCCTGATCTTTCCGCTTACCACATCTATCTTAAAATCCGGCCGGTCGCTGTATGCAGAGATATTAAAAGAGGTACCCAGTACCTTGATACGAAAACCCTTTGTATACACAGTAAAAGGCCTTGAGGCATCCCTGTGCACATCGAAGAAGGCCGCTCCTTCCTCTAACGTTACATGACGCGCCGTTCCTGCCAGGAAAGCCGTTGCATAGCGGATAGTGGAATTGCCTTGCAGACGAATAACACTACTATCTGGTAAGGTGACGTTCTTAACTTCATTTTCGCCGGAACTAATTGTTGTCCATGTGGGTGTTGCGGGTACAACAGGATGCTGAAAATGTCTATACACCATCATAGTACTGATGATGAGCGCGAGTACTGCCGCTGCTATTTTCAAAGGAAGGAAGGAACGTTTACTTCTATATATAATATTGCGCTGTATACGGTCATAGATCTCATTACC
The DNA window shown above is from Chitinophaga agri and carries:
- a CDS encoding FecR family protein, producing MDDNNNYLQDDQLDRQAKAWYDQTDDAQPYDAFGSSMRKTEIGNEIYDRIQRNIIYRSKRSFLPLKIAAAVLALIISTMMVYRHFQHPVVPATPTWTTISSGENEVKNVTLPDSSVIRLQGNSTIRYATAFLAGTARHVTLEEGAAFFDVHRDASRPFTVYTKGFRIKVLGTSFNISAYSDRPDFKIDVVSGKIRVEQDGPSGTKILAKGMAQDQCLTVDLASADYKIVQHTNVVNSKIKPVSTIRHLTLQQIARVLGDKYNLFVQLNNPDNDTSTYVVDLGQRSLEGTLKTLTEQTSFSYTIVNGQHLIIQPKTAGHME
- a CDS encoding TonB-dependent receptor; the protein is MQFFLQRMIKRFRGFINSHSFIAHIAVVFLLLVIAGSTSAQSTDASISGKITSRDGRELAGVSVTVRNESTGFQSVTITNKEGKYSFIQLPLGKPYTVKAAFVGFTSQIKNQLSVNQGDNLIIDFVMGESVSHLKEITINANTLTKRIDRLGSSTAITAQNIQQLPAQNRNFNNLSALAPTTNGTNISGQRASSTNFLIDGASARNNLTSGALGSGPYSLSLEAIREFEVITNVYDVTQGRQGGGAVSVVTKSGTNTLTGSVFDYYRSDFLASQYDIRGNKRQQQFTTNQYGFSLGGPIIKDKLHFFTAFDRQDEKLPFYIADLKDDNDVIANRISRGALDTLLNIARTKYGLSNNQQVGEFQRKTLANTLFIRLDWQINAKNRLTIRNNYSDWKNPNSNSDNSTINLFEVWGNFKSRENSTLASLRTQFAPNFLNELKVQYQTATRNYYPNSELPAANIPRAIVTVRSFLPNGTFGNTTVQLGGQRFFPESNLENQVQLVNTSYLTKGKYRFTFGTDNTLTYLDTYISSEQNGRFIFNSLEDFANLNPSRYAREVPLKGIPSVQQWVVNGSVFGQVQFEPVKHVEALIGLRWDITGYLSQADYNPAVDKAFGLRTDSKITDAGKIQPRLQLTWDVKGNKTDIIRLGAGMFSAYPVNYAQVNNIQNSGTMVASVDVSRPASGPSLVPVPDFPSYRKDPGTAPGLISGVPTVSTINLNDPHLKMPSIFKSNLSYNRILGDWLRVGVNFLYSYTSNNYVYIDQNLVDQPFFRLSNEANRAVFVPANTITATGTTNNVLGRKTSAVGRTLMLTNGAKLRQAAMIVDASIRYYKDGYFNVSYTLNDAKDNSSYNGNVANTSTFRPVKSDPRDMTEMNYSDNQFRHKLVLYGATPSLKGFVFAGTFRGIGGTRYSMTVDADINGDFVGGPGDDNDLAFVFDPSNPNTPADIKASMEKVLANPENRAVKYIRNSLGKIADRNGGSNPFAGTFDVRLQKTFKTFKTQGLTFSVDVFNVANLLNKNWGVNYNLGNQSLLFVNGFDQATQTYKYRVNENVGVTTKNGTPYQVQLGARYSF